The genomic DNA CTCGACATCACGACGACGCCGATGGAGGTCGGCCCGACCACGCATTACGTGATGGGCGGTATCCGTGTTGACGCCGACACGCAGGCCTCGACCGTTCCGGGCCTCTTCGCCGCAGGCGAATGCGCTGCCGGCATCAACGGGGCCAATCGTCTCGGCGGAAATTCGCTGTCCGACCTGATCGTTTTCGGCAAACGTGCGGGCGAATACGCCGCGATCTTTGCTCAGGAAAACGCACACGGCACGCTCGACAAGGGCCAGATCGAACAAGCGGCCAGAGCCGCACTCGAACCGTTCGAACGCGAAGGCGGCGAAAATCCGTACGCCATCCAGCATGATCTGCAGGAAATGATGCAGGCGAATGTCGGCATCGTTCGCACACAAGAAGAGATGATCGAGGCTCTTAACGGTCTCGACATTCTACGCAATCGAGCTGCAAGGACATTCGTGCCGGGCAATATAGATTTCAATCCCGGCTGGCATACGGCTCTCGACCTGCACAATCTGCTGGTCGTCAGTGAGGCCATAGCACGCGCCGCGATCGAACGAAAAGAAAGCCGCGGCGGCCATTTCCGCGACGATTTCCCGGGCAAAGACCCCGAGTTTGCAAAATTCAACTACTCCCTCAAAAAATCAGCCGACGGCGGAATGGAGATCCAAAAGGTCCCGATCCCCGAAATGCCGGCCGAGCTAAAAGCGATCATTGAAGAAATGGGTTAGAGGAATTGAACCGCAGAAACGCGGAGACGCAGAGTCATTTCAAACAGGATGAACAGGATTTATGGGATGAGAAAGAAATGTCCGTCAATATCTAATTTAACTCGTCCATCCTGTCTATCCTGTTAAATAAACGGCTCTGCGTCTCCGCGTCTTTGCGGTAGAGTAACTATGAAAAAAGCGACATTCAGTATCAGACGCGGCGGTCGCGAGACGGCGAAAATGGTCGACTATCAGACCGAGGTCACCGAAGGTATGGTCGTGCTCGACGCCGTGCATCAGATCCAGTCCGAGTCGGCTCCGGACCTCGCCTGCCGTTGGAACTGCAAGGCCGGAAAATGCGGTTCGTGCTCTGCCGAGATCAACGGCATGCCCAAATTGATGTGTATGACGCGGCTCGACACTATCCCACTCGACCAGCCCGTCACGATCGAACCGATGCGTGCTTTTCCGCCTGTCAAAGATCTGATCACGGACGTTTCGTGGAATTATGAGGTCAAAAAGCGCATCAAGAAATTCAAGCCGCGAACGCCCGACGCCGAGGACGGCAGCTGGCGAATGCAGCAGGAGGACGTCGACCGCGTTCAGGAATTTCGCAAGTGTATCGAGTGTTATCTCTGTCAGGACGTTTGCCACGTTCTTCGTGATCACGCGAAACACGACGAATTCATCGGCCCGCGTTTCCTGGTTTATTCCGCCGCACTCGAGATGCACCCGCTCGACACCGAGAACCGCACCGAGGATCTCAAGGATCTTTTTGGCATCGGCTACTGCAACATCACAAAATGCTGCACGAAGGTTTGCCCTGAGGGCATTACGATCACCGATAATGCTATCATTCCGCTTAAGGAACGTGTGGTCGACGAGCACTACGATCCGCTCAAAAAGCTCGTAAAGCTGTTTAGAAAGAAATGAGATATACCCCCGAAGTTTGGGCCGCAAAACGGGCAAAAGGCATCTGGCGTTTTCTGCTGTTTGACGGGATCTTGATCACCGGCGGCCCGTTCGCCGTGATCCTGCAGGTTGTAGGTTATTTCCTTTTTCCCGGCGAAGCTCAATCATTCGGACAATATTTCGCCGATTCGACCACTTGGCTCAGATTCATGCTTCACGGAACGCTGTTTGGGCTTATAATGGGATTTATCAATTGGCGTCGAAATGAACGCGAATTTACTACTCAAAACACGGGGAAATAAAAGGCATTTATGTTCGAACTAAAACCTCTGTCATCCGACGCTGTGCCGGCCGCACTCGAAAAAGCGAACCGGTATCGGCTGCTGAACGAACCCGGTGCGGCCGAGAGCATTTATCTGGATATTCTCGAGATCGAACCTGAAAATCAAGAGGCAACCAAAAACATCGTCCTTGCGATGAGCGACCGTTTTGGCAAAGACTATGCCATCGGCGACGCCCGCATTACCGAATACATCACGCGGATCAAGAGTGATTACGAACGCTCATACTATACGGGCATCATGTACGAACGCCGCGGCAAGGCCGAACTCGCCCGCGGCGGCGTCGGTGCATACGAGCTTTTTCGGCAAGCGATGGACTGTTTCGAAACCGCCGAATCAATGCGGCCGGCCGGCCGTGACGACGCGATCTTGCGTTGGAATGGCTGCGTCCGCATCATCAAGCGAAACAACCTCGGACCTCGCGATATGCCGCACGATTTTCTTGAATAACATAGGTTGCGAGGCTGCAAAAGGTGTGCGATATTTTACACGCGGTTTGGACGCACATTTTCAAAAGTTGTATTTCTATCAATTAGTAAAGGAGACAATAAAATGGCTGGGAAATTTGAACTAAAAGTATCGAAAAATGGTAAGTATCATTTTAATCTCTTGGCAGGAAACGGTCAGATCATCCTTTCGTCTGAAATGTATGAATCAAAATCCGCCGCCGAGAACGGAATTGCTTCGGTCTCGAAGAATGCCGCTGACGAAGGCCGCTTTGAGCGCCGCGAGTCGGCCAAGGGTGATCCGTATTTTGTCATAAAGGCAGGAAACGGCCAAGAGATCGGCCGCAGCGAAATGTATTCGTCGAAAGCATCGATGGAGAACGGCATCGCTTCGGTAATGAAAAATGCTCCGGGTGCCGAAACCGTCGAGGCATAGACTTCTTAAAACCACTAACCGCGAAACACGCGAAAGAAACTAAAAAGAGTTGTTTCTGATTTTTAGTATTTTTCGCGTGTTTCGCGGTTAGATTCTTTAATATGACCAGAACAAGACTCGGCGTCGAACGCCTCCTCAGCGACAAGATTGATCTCATTCGCGGACAGCGGATCGGGCTCGTGTGCAATCAGGCATCCGTTTTGCCCGATACTTTCGTACATGCCGCTGACGCATTTGGCGAGCGCGGCGAATTCGAACTGACGACGCTCTTCGGCCCGCAGCACGGAATTCGAGGTGACGTTCAGGACAACATGATCGAGACGCCGCACTCCGTCGATGAGCGTACGGGCCGCATGGTCTATTCGCTCTACAGCGAGACGCGCGTGCCGACCGAAGAGATGGTCCGCGATATCGACACATTCGTCGTCGATCTGCAGGACGTCGGCTGCCGCATCTATACGTTCGTCTACACCATGGCAAACTGCATGCGTGCGGCGAAACAGTTTGGGAAAAAGGTGGTCGTCTGCGACCGGCCTAATCCGATCAACGGCAACGCCATCGAAGGCAACATCACCGAGCACGAGTTCAGATCGTTCGTCGGCCAGTTCGAGACTACCGACGCGGCACGGTATGACCATCGGCGAACTCGCCAGGATGTTCAACGAACATTTCGGCATCGGCTGCGACCTAGAGGTCGTCGAGATGGAAGGTTGGACACGCGAAATGTGGGGCGATGAGACCGGTTTGCAATGGATCTTGCCCTCGCCAAACATCCCGACGGTCGATACCTGCGTCGTCTTTCCCGCAACCGTCCACATCGAGGGCACCGAACTCAGCGAAGGCCGCGGTACGACACGCGTTTTCGAGCTGAACGGCGCACCGTTCATCGACCCGTACGATTGGGTCCGCGAGCTCGACAGCTTTAACTTTGCCGGCGTTAAGTTTCGCCACGTCTTTTTCCGCCCGACATTCCAAAAGTGGGCCGAGCGAACCTGCGGCGGCGTCCAGATCCACGTCACCGACCGCGAGGCATTTACGCCCGTCATCGTCGGGATCGCCATCATAAAGACGGCCTACGACATGTACACCGAGCATTTCCAGTGGAAACAGGAAGCGTACGAATACGTCTATGACGTTAACCCATTCGACGTCGTCTGCGGCACCGACAAGATCCGCAAACAGATCGAGAACGGTGTAGCTCTTAACGAGATCGAATCGGATTGGGCCGATGGTTTGGCGGCATTCCGTGAGGCAAGAAAGCCGTATCTGCTTTATTGATAAGTTTTACGACGTTCTATATTTGATGATATTTTCGGCCATACCTTGGAATACGAAATAATGGAACGGCAAGACTGAGTACCAATACATACGGCCGAGCAGCCCCGTGGGACGGAAAGTCGCTGTCTGTTTCAGACGGTCCTGCCCGTCCTTACGAACGATCACAAATTCGAGCCAGGCTTCACCGGGCAGCTTCATTTCAGCGTAAAGCAAGAGTCGCTTTTGCGGCTTGTCCGCAACCAGCACTCGCCAAAAATCGAGCGTGTCACCGGCGTTTATGACGTTAGAGTTGGTCCGGCCGCGGCGGAGTCCGACACCGCCAAACATCTTGTCCATAACCCCCCTGATCGACCATAGCCAATTGGTGTAGTACCAGCCGCGATTGCCGCCGATCGACCAGATATTATCCAGCACTTGATCGGTATCCGTCGTGACCGGCACGATCCGTTCGTCAACAAAGCACCCGTTGACAGGCACCTCCAAATGCTCAAGCAGGGAATTGTCCCGGTAACTCGAAACAAGCGAATCTTTCCAGCTTGAAACCACACTGTTCTGACCGATCTTTTGAAAAGCTAGGTCCACGGCCTCTCGGTAGGTTATCGGTTGGATGCCCAGCCGTTCTCCGAGATCATTTGGTTCTGCGACGACCTCGACCTTCATACTATTGACCAGATTGACCGCGAGTCGGTAAGACGTGTTCGTAACAAAGTATAGCCAGTATGACGAGAGCTTTGGCGTCATTATCGGGACGGTAAAGATATATCGTTTCAATCCGCGGACCCCGGCAAACTGAAGCAGCATTTCCTTGTACGTCATAACTTCGGGGCCGCCGATGTCGAAGGACCGGCCGTA from Acidobacteriota bacterium includes the following:
- a CDS encoding succinate dehydrogenase/fumarate reductase iron-sulfur subunit; the encoded protein is MKKATFSIRRGGRETAKMVDYQTEVTEGMVVLDAVHQIQSESAPDLACRWNCKAGKCGSCSAEINGMPKLMCMTRLDTIPLDQPVTIEPMRAFPPVKDLITDVSWNYEVKKRIKKFKPRTPDAEDGSWRMQQEDVDRVQEFRKCIECYLCQDVCHVLRDHAKHDEFIGPRFLVYSAALEMHPLDTENRTEDLKDLFGIGYCNITKCCTKVCPEGITITDNAIIPLKERVVDEHYDPLKKLVKLFRKK
- a CDS encoding DUF1343 domain-containing protein, whose protein sequence is MTIGELARMFNEHFGIGCDLEVVEMEGWTREMWGDETGLQWILPSPNIPTVDTCVVFPATVHIEGTELSEGRGTTRVFELNGAPFIDPYDWVRELDSFNFAGVKFRHVFFRPTFQKWAERTCGGVQIHVTDREAFTPVIVGIAIIKTAYDMYTEHFQWKQEAYEYVYDVNPFDVVCGTDKIRKQIENGVALNEIESDWADGLAAFREARKPYLLY
- a CDS encoding YegP family protein; translated protein: MAGKFELKVSKNGKYHFNLLAGNGQIILSSEMYESKSAAENGIASVSKNAADEGRFERRESAKGDPYFVIKAGNGQEIGRSEMYSSKASMENGIASVMKNAPGAETVEA
- a CDS encoding SDR family oxidoreductase gives rise to the protein MKVLLTGANGYIGKRLLPILIERGCEVVCAVRNKNRFPRDGFYAHPNVSVLEIDFLEDASPKNTLQDIDVAYYLIHSMSDNDSSGFDKLEETAASNFVTLIDQTSAKQIIYLGGITNEKKLSKHLASRKKVDEILRTSKVPVTSLKAAIIVGSGSSSFEIIRDLAEKLPIMITPKWLNTRTQPIAIRNVLEYLTGVLLREDTYGRSFDIGGPEVMTYKEMLLQFAGVRGLKRYIFTVPIMTPKLSSYWLYFVTNTSYRLAVNLVNSMKVEVVAEPNDLGERLGIQPITYREAVDLAFQKIGQNSVVSSWKDSLVSSYRDNSLLEHLEVPVNGCFVDERIVPVTTDTDQVLDNIWSIGGNRGWYYTNWLWSIRGVMDKMFGGVGLRRGRTNSNVINAGDTLDFWRVLVADKPQKRLLLYAEMKLPGEAWLEFVIVRKDGQDRLKQTATFRPTGLLGRMYWYSVLPFHYFVFQGMAENIIKYRTS
- a CDS encoding DUF1343 domain-containing protein translates to MTRTRLGVERLLSDKIDLIRGQRIGLVCNQASVLPDTFVHAADAFGERGEFELTTLFGPQHGIRGDVQDNMIETPHSVDERTGRMVYSLYSETRVPTEEMVRDIDTFVVDLQDVGCRIYTFVYTMANCMRAAKQFGKKVVVCDRPNPINGNAIEGNITEHEFRSFVGQFETTDAARYDHRRTRQDVQRTFRHRLRPRGRRDGRLDTRNVGR